From a region of the Hypanus sabinus isolate sHypSab1 chromosome 2, sHypSab1.hap1, whole genome shotgun sequence genome:
- the LOC132379418 gene encoding uncharacterized protein LOC132379418, with translation FTVLTDQRSVAFLFSNQQRGKIKNDKILRWRIELSTYTYDILYRPGRLNEPPDALSRGTCASTQLDQLYALHAQLCHPGVTRFYHFVKARNLPYSLEDIRTMTRDCQICAECKPHFYCPDTAQLVKATRPFERLSVDFKGPLPSTDRNVYFLSVIDEFSRFPFAIPCPDTTATSVIKALRQLFTLFGYPCYIHSDRGSSFMSEELRQYLLARGIATSRTTSYNPRGNGQVERENATVWKATLLALKSKGLPVSRWQEVLPEALHSIRSLLCTSTNATPHERLFSFPRKSVTGTTLPVWLTSPGPVLLRKHVRSNKYSPLVERVHLLHANPQYAYVVLPDGREDTVSIRDLAPAGAADHYPEGSPVTVNPAPEVTPYSPGPTQTPHDTCIPGVSYAFIPGASHMHEGSPAPSGQEHAQPPSPVQSPMLPAPMRSQPVLRRSQRQIRPPDRLDL, from the coding sequence ttcactgtgctgaccgaccagcgctcggttgcgttcctgttcagcaaccaacagcggggcaagatcaaaaatgataagattttgcggtggaggatagaactctccacctacacctatgatatcctgtaccggcctggcagactcaatgagccccctgatgccctatcccggggaacatgtgctagcacacagctcgaccagctgtacgcccttcatgcacaactttgccatccgggggtcacccgattttaccattttgtgaaagctcggaacctgccgtactccctggaggacatcaggacgatgaccagggactgccaaatttgtgccgagtgcaaaccgcacttctactgtcctgacacggcacaacttgtcaaggccacccgcccttttgaacgcctgagtgttgactttaagggcccccttccctccactgaccgcaatgtctattttctcagtgttattgacgagttctcacggttcccctttgccatcccctgccccgacaccactgccacgtccgtcataaaagccctgcgccagctcttcactctgttcgggtatccctgctatatccacagtgatagagggtcctcctttatgagtgaggagctgcgccagtacttgctagctaggggcattgctaccagtcggaccacgagttataatccccggggtaatggccaggtagagcgggagaatgccacagtgtggaaggccacacttttagcccttaagtccaaagggttgccggtctctcgatggcaggaggtcctccctgaggcactgcactctatccgctctctgttatgtacgtccaccaatgccacccctcacgaacgcctattctcttttcccaggaagtctgtcactgggaccaccctaccagtttggctgacgtccccggggccagtgctgctccggaaacatgtgaggagcaataaatactccccgctggtggagagggttcaccttctccatgcgaacccccagtatgcttacgtggtcttgcctgatgggcgggaggacacggtctccatccgcgacctggcacccgcaggtgcagcagaccactaccctgaaggctctccggtaactgtgaaccctgcaccagaggtgacaccgtactcaccaggccctacacagactcctcacgacacttgtataccgggcgtttcgtacgcatttataccaggcgcctcgcacatgcatgagggatcaccggcgcctagtgggcaagaacacgcgcaacccccgtcccctgtgcaatcgccaatgttgccggcacctatgcggtcacagccggtgctacgtagatcgcagcgacagattcgaccgcctgatcggcttgacttgtaa